The DNA sequence TTTCTGGATTTAAGAGATCGCTATCTCGAAAAAGACCTCGAAGATGCCATCTTGCGGGAAATCGAGCAATTCATGCTAGAACTCGGTGCGGGTTTTACCTTTGTCGCGCGTCAAAAACGCCTGCAAATCGACAACGACGACTTTTATATCGACTTATTGTTTTATAACCGTAAACTCAAACGCCTCGTAGCGATTGACCTCAAATTAGGCGGCTTCCAGGCTGAATATAAAGGTCAAATGGAGCTTTACCTGCGTTGGCTTGCCAAATACGAGCAAGAAAGCGATGAACAGCCGCCACTGGGAATTATTTTATGTGCAGGTAAAAAGCAAGAGATGATTGAATTGCTAGAGCTAGATTCTAGCGGCATCCATGTCGCCGAGTACCTGACGGTATTACCGCCCAAAGAATTACTGCAAGCAAAACTCACTGAAGCGATCGCCATCGCCCGCCGCCGACTGCCATACCCCCAAGACAACCCATCGTGAACGAAGCGCTCGCGCCGAATCAATTACTAGGCGTTTGAGTAGCAAGTGTGACAAAAACCACGCTAAGGACTTTTAGCTAAGTTAACGCAAGCAGTGGGGTTTCAGCCTTCGAGAGCGCACTTGAAATTTTTAGATCGCCTGTACGATTAATAATTGTTTACTTAGTAAAGCCCCTGCTATGAGACAGTTTCAGGCTTAACGTTGTTTTATTCTCCGTTGCTACTCAAACCCCTACTACTGGGCAACCAATACAGGCAATCCAGCTAGCTGACGAAGCTTATTAAGTTGTGCTTGTCGATATGTAGATTGAGCAGTAAACAAAATAGCATTACCAAAAGGAGCTTGAAAAAATACTTCAAACTTGGCGCTCTTGTCTCGATAAGAAAGCGAACCAACTTGAGCGCGTCCAAAGGTATGACGACTGTTCTGCACAATTAACGTGTAAATTGACTGATTACTTTGAGATGCTGGGTGAATAATTGCGCCAAGCCCCCGACTCTCCAAATCAGAGGTAGTTACAGTAAATTTTGATTCATCTGAATGAATATAGCTAGCTAGAACCCTTTGCAAACCCCAAGTATCAGCAGTGTCAGAAACCGCGATCGCACTTGTTGCTGGCTCAATATCTACGCCTGTAGCAACAGACGTAATTACAGTATCTTTAGCAACTACGATATAGTTAGCTCCAAAGTGCAACCAAGCACCTTTGCGGATGTAAACTTCGCCCTCCGCAGGAGCAGTTACAGTTAGACTAGCAACTTCATCATCAACCGCGATCGCTGTGCTTGGGGTAAAGGTATAGACAAAAGGCTCGTTGCTGCAACCATATAGATCGCCAATATAAATACACGCCTTAACAGACATAGAATCAACCAAAAAACTTCGATTCTAGGTTAAATGCAAATAACAAGCCGGAGCAGGGTAATTAACGCTTCCTCACCCCAAAGCTTCGCGCGCTAGAGCTAGTTGCCATTCTTCAAATGAGTGCAACTAGATTTAGTTTTGAGCAAGCTTCTGGCTTGATAGAGGTAGGCAGCCATCGCATACCAGCCTACGAACATTTTTCCGATTGCTTCTTCAGTAAACTCTACATATTCAAGTTTTTCCAAGATTTCTGAAAATCGATTACTGGAGTAGAAAGAGTAGGAGCTATGCGGCAAATTGTTGACTAACAAATTCCATTGTCCGATAAAACTCAGCAATAAATTTATTGTTGAATAGACATTGCTATAATTATGTACATAAAAGCTGTACATAATTACTATGCTGAGTTCGGAGACTACATACACAGAAGCTCGCAACAATCTTGCTAGCCTGCTCGACCAGGTTGTTGATGATAAAGAAGTAATCGTCATTAAGCGTCGCGATCGCGGGAATGTTGCACTGATAGCAGAAGAAGAACTTTCCAGCCTTCTTGAGACAGCTTATCTGCTACGTTCGCCCAAGAATGCTGCTCGGCTATTAAGTGCTTTAGAACGTGCCAAAGCTCGTACAACAGAGCCAATGTCTGTTGACCAATTGTGCCAGGAGTTGGGGATTGTCAAGCAAGAAGAAGAGCAATAAGCCACCTAAAATCTCTCAAACAGAGGTACAGAAAACTACTGTTCGCGTCCCAGTATTTGAGGAAGAATTTAGGGAAGACCTCGGCTGGTGGTACAAACACGACGTTCAAAAGGCGTACAAGGTACTAGACCTAGTTCAGGCTATATTGCTTGACCCCTTTACTGGAATTGGGAAGCCAGAACCACTTAAGTACCTGGACGCTGATACCTGGTCGCGCCGCATTGACTTAGAGCATAGAGTTGTATATACAGTCACCCACGACCGAATAAATTTTCTTCAAGCTCGCTATCACTACGAGTAACCTGCAATCATTCATCAACATCTGTCAGTGCCTCATCCAGTAATAGGCGCACTTTGGTACTCATGGCAGCAGCCCCAAAATCTCCTCAAACAAACGTTGGTACTCCCTAGCAGACTCCGCTGCAAGTCGCCCAGGTAAATCCCAAACTGTTGTTCCTTGACGGTTGGCATCGGCGATCGCCCCCTTTATGCAGCCCAGTCTTTGCACAGCAATTCCGCCTGTTGCAGCACTGTAATTGTTGCCTTTTCTTGCTTGTCTGGGGGATAGTCGTATTTACGCAAAAGTCGTTTTACTGAAGTCCTCAGCTTGGCGCGGACGCTCTCTTTGACCGTCCAATCGATAGAGACGTTGCGACGGATAGTTTGGACTAATTCGCGGGCGATCGCCTGTAGCGTGTCATCCCCTAGTAACTGTACGGCGCTATCACTAACCTCTAGGGCATCGTAGAAGGCTAGTTCGTCTTCTGTTAATCCCAAATCTTCACCGCGTTTTTGGGCAGCGCGGATCTCTTTAGCAAGGTCGATCAGTTCTGAGATTACTTGGGCTGCTTCA is a window from the Gloeocapsopsis sp. IPPAS B-1203 genome containing:
- a CDS encoding type II toxin-antitoxin system prevent-host-death family antitoxin, with the protein product MLSSETTYTEARNNLASLLDQVVDDKEVIVIKRRDRGNVALIAEEELSSLLETAYLLRSPKNAARLLSALERAKARTTEPMSVDQLCQELGIVKQEEEQ
- a CDS encoding Txe/YoeB family addiction module toxin, which produces MSQTEVQKTTVRVPVFEEEFREDLGWWYKHDVQKAYKVLDLVQAILLDPFTGIGKPEPLKYLDADTWSRRIDLEHRVVYTVTHDRINFLQARYHYE